A section of the Schistocerca gregaria isolate iqSchGreg1 unplaced genomic scaffold, iqSchGreg1.2 ptg000621l, whole genome shotgun sequence genome encodes:
- the LOC126317121 gene encoding uncharacterized protein LOC126317121, whose translation MFNRSVLLLCVAFVLFYAVLLGTAAGEDWPSEKDTPIIIDFPCGSHGKYAYNACQCDPGWYGSTCDTFVNELSFGQLYSSTSSDSKWDYWVFDANKIIEQEIVFEVKQQQTDSAGSGDCDTYILRNALPNFYVYDYRDTSIRPVATYSVKNPSGKYFVGVTGFLKCKYTIVVSSSVACANNCSGHGTCKDGACVCDKPWQGEYCNMNVSPIYLNKETQVETSVTWNYFQLELKQGVTYNLKIQAGLRGNETVQFGIYSRFGQLPTLEHFDGYEVSQTGKKIITTMHAESKGDLFLALNIFNGFGKSHTFFISVSSENTCTNMCSRHGMCLTGECVCDINYSGEYCNVYDLPIVPQKPHRGYVSLGNWNYYAFVSFSPHPVEIKISPILKSEKVVEYSIFLSNRSKPTYSAFDQQATLRTNDSGLFVLSNPGVSAWWIGIVSDGALEYDITLSYGSVNCHNNGVWDPYQGICKCTEGWTDPLCSTKIIEIKNKQSINSSFVKSGEQQLYKLTVFPSSTPVVTIYYHQLDCLLFCAPRMLVSIDKIPSITDNQAHVSGLLTSSYQVLTIRTGLVASNYPPDKPVDVFILVYSDYLSRFFSNSYTLSVWYPPL comes from the exons ATGTTCAACCGATCCGTCTTGCTTCTCTGCGTAGCTTTTGTTCTTTTCTATGCGGTTCTGTTGGGAACTGCCGCTG GTGAGGACTGGCCCTCGGAGAAGGACACGCCGATCATCATCGACTTTCCGTGCGGCAGTCACGGCAAGTACGCATACAACGCGTGTCAATGCGATCCTGGGTGGTATGGAAGTACCTGTGACACGT TCGTCAATGAGCTGTCCTTCGGCCAGCTGTACAGTTCCACGTCTTCGGATTCGAAGTGGGATTACTGGGTGTTCGACGCGAATAAAATCATAGAGCAGGAAATCGTGTTTGAGGTCAAGCAACAACAGACAGACTCTGCTGGTTCGGGAGACTGTGACACGTACATTTTGCGAAATGCCCTGCCAAACTTTTATGTGTACGATTATCGCGATACGTCGATTCGCCCCGTCGCGACGTACAGCGTGAAAAACCCCTCTGGGAAGTACTTCGTCGGCGTGACCGGCTTTCTGAAGTGCAAGTACACCATCGTCGTCAGCTCCTCGGTCGCCTGCGCCAACAACTGCTCGGGACATGGCACGTGCAAAGACGGTGCGTGTGTGTGCGACAAGCCCTGGCAAGGCGAGTACTGCAACATGAACGTGAGTCCCATTTACCTCAACAAGGAGACCCAGGTCGAAACCTCCGTCACGTGGAACTACTTCCAGCTAGAACTCAAGCAAGGCGTCACCTACAACTTGAAGATTCAGGCCGGCTTGCGCGGAAACGAAACTGTTCAATTTGGCATCTACTCGAGGTTCGGCCAACTACCTACCCTTGAGCACTTCGACGGCTACGAAGTCAGCCAGACGGGCAAGAAAATCATCACGACCATGCACGCCGAGAGCAAGGGAGACCTGTTCCTTGCCCTAAATATCTTCAACGGATTCGGaaaatcacacacattttttatttccGTCTCCTCTGAAAACACCTGCACCAACATGTGTTCGAGACACGGCATGTGCCTAACCGGCGAATGTGTGTGCGACATAAATTACAGCGGGGAGTACTGCAACGTCTACGACCTGCCCATAGTCCCCCAAAAACCACATAGAGGCTACGTCTCTCTGGGCAACTGGAACTACTACGCATTCGTCTCCTTTTCACCCCACCCCGTCGAAATCAAAATATCGCCCATCCTCAAATCAGAGAAAGTCGTAGAGTACTCCATCTTCCTATCGAACCGTTCGAAGCCCACCTACTCCGCCTTCGACCAGCAAGCGACCCTCCGCACCAACGATTCCGGTCTGTTTGTTCTGTCCAATCCGGGCGTCTCCGCCTGGTGGATCGGCATCGTCTCCGACGGCGCCTTAGAATACGACATCACCCTCTCGTACGGcagcgtcaactgccacaacaACGGCGTCTGGGACCCCTACCAAGGCATCTGCAAATGCACCGAAGGCTGGACCGATCCGCTGTGCAGCACCAAAATCATcgaaatcaaaaacaaacaatccATCAACTCCTCCTTCGTCAAGTCGGgcgaacaacaactgtacaaactCACCGTCTTCCCCAGTTCAACTCCCGTCGTCACCATCTATTACCACCAGCTAGACTGTCTCCTTTTCTGTGCGCCGCGCATGCTCGTCTCCATCGACAAAATCCCGTCCATCACAGATAACCAAGCACACGTCTCGGGCCTTCTAACCAGCTCCTACCAAGTCCTCACCATCCGAACGGGACTCGTCGCCTCCAACTACCCTCCCGACAAACCCGTAGACGTTTTCATCCTCGTCTACTCAGACTACCTCTCCCGCTTCTTCAGCAACTCCTATACGCTCTCCGTATGGTACCCCCCCCTGTGA
- the LOC126317079 gene encoding U1 small nuclear ribonucleoprotein A-like — MTGHSNDTVIEPNQTIYLNNLNEKVRKDELKRCLYALCSQFGPILDVVAMKTLSMRGQAFIVFKDIASASAAIHKLNGFLFFDKPIKAQYAKTKSDFIAKLDGTYSPKDRKKQREAARLMNEKKRKVAENAEGEPASKRAVFEAPIDLNPPSNILFVQKIPGNMAESTLASLFSKFPGYKETKVPPNRDVAFVFYESEIQAAKAMGEYQGWKCSPDDYGLLITYAKR, encoded by the exons ATGACCGGCCACAGCAATGATACGGTGATAGAGCCCAACCAGACGATCTATTTGAACAACCTGAATGAGAAAGTCAGAAAGGACG AACTCAAGAGATGCCTTTACGCCCTGTGTTCGCAGTTCGGTCCCATTTTGGACGTCGTGGCCATGAAGACGCTGTCGATGAGGGGACAGGCGTTCATAGTCTTCAAGGACATAGCGTCCGCGTCGGCCGCCATTCACAAGTTAAATGGATTTTTGTTTTTTGACAAGCCAATC AAGGCGCAGTACGCCAAGACGAAGAGCGACTTCATAGCGAAGTTGGATGGGACCTACTCGCCGAAGGACAGGAAGAAGCAGAGGGAGGCGGCTAGGCTGATGAACGAGAAGAAGAGAAAAGTCGCCGAAAAcg CGGAGGGAGAGCCGGCGTCGAAGCGAGCGGTGTTCGAGGCACCCATTGACTTGAATCCCCCGAGCAACATTCTGTTCGTTCAAAAAATACCGGGAAACATGGCCGAGTCGACGCTGGCCAGCTTGTTTTCCAAGTTTCCTGGGTACAAGGAGACGAAGGTGCCTCCGAACCGTGACGTCGCTTTTGTTTTTTACGAGTCGGAAATTCAAGCTGCCAAGGCGATGGGGGAGTACCAGGGCTGGAAGTGCTCCCCCGACGACTACGGGTTGTTGATCACTTACGCCAAGAGATAG
- the LOC126317078 gene encoding uncharacterized protein LOC126317078 has translation MRKDGSPPTSRVALRPPGFYLYKIDVFETKNSYCLVGWDVRKTSYRVLEVDRMPRDQLNLREHHKSYTRDEAVNFLKFLDVTSKSTGGLKRLTSCYGLLGFFRLTSCYYMLLIKKRVQVGNIGRHRVFAIKKTKHYTVPHYSIQEPLSSEEKRYKRIFFSLELSDDFYWSPTYDLTSTMQANSTRPRRGRLPFNETFCWNHYLLSTLVERSVSAYWMRSVICGAYAQKTLDLIGRNVCLVLIARRSRFYAGTRYLKRGCDERGHASNDVEIEQVLSNSGLGVGNERFVAYVQHRASIPLFWSEQLESIMPKLPIVIQKVDPFYSATILHFMDLMTRYGNPVIILNLVKSKESICRETLLRSAFQECVQFVNSTITQEDAKILYISWDFKKAAKGSKFELYRDMKAIARLSLLHTRMFCSEAPRGANFRGLRGRGWQSGGDQLPKSRCLLQRGVVRTNCVDSIDRTSAAQYLIGLSVLAKQLYVLELSKEDDDLAFDSDLAFVLMKLYEIIGHRLALQYGGSGLAHTVETFTNSSIVGYSLDFLKTLQRRYRNTFTDQEKQRSINLFLGVFRPWEQKSVHLWDMESDYLLHHGPPPPEKDPISSKCWWKRALQLHEGIDCATEVLSEEESEKIATDERQTAFDTNLHADFYQTFKLTSFDKHLLHKFRKPIRMSLFSRENSDIFKKRSAGNDGAKNNIMKWFWHADDRSVEPTTPLTSKKPQFQTEKACHHISPSYDSNQEFRFCPPFPPRVYSNYLSTAESSPKQDDKKSQRRVAVQFEQFLSFERRTLTPTATRRVSSTYQQLVSRWTHLRVVQSDLQIYNECVATALEPSSASTACDRPQHQCNASYLLA, from the exons ATGCGCAAGGACGGCTCGCCCCCCACCTCGCGGGTCGCACTGCGTCCGCCCGGCTTCTACCTTTACAAAATAGATGTGTTCGAGACGAAAAAT AGCTATTGCCTGGTCGGGTGGGACGTAAGGAAAACCTCGTACAGAGTGCTGGAG GTTGACAGAATGCCCCGAGACCAGCTGAACCTCAGAGAGCACCATAAGAGCTACACAAGAGACGAGGCGGTG AATTTCTTGAAGTTTTTGGACGTGACCAGCAAGAGCACCGGCGGGCTGAAGCGCCTGACCTCTTGCTACGGCCTGCTGGGTTTTTTTCGCCTGACTAGCTGCTACTACATGCTATTGATTAAGAAGAGAGTTCAGGTCGGGAACATCGGTCGCCATCGCGTTTTCGCCATTAAGAAGACAAAGCACTACACCGTTCCTCACTACTCGATCCAAGAGCCCCTTTCTTCCGAGGAGAAGCGATACAAACGCATCTTCTTCTCGCTCGAACTGAGCGACGACTTTTATTGGTCTCCCACCTACGACCTCACCTCGACGATGCAGGCAAACTCCACCAGGCCGCGTCGCGGGCGTTTGCCCTTCAACGAGACCTTCTGTTGGAACCACTACCTGCTTTCAACGCTCGTTGAGCGCTCCGTCAGCGCGTACTGGATGCGGTCGGTTATTTGCGGCGCGTACGCGCAGAAGACGTTGGACCTGATCGGCCGAAACGTCTGTCTGGTGCTCATAGCCAGGCGCTCCCGCTTCTACGCGGGCACGCGCTACTTGAAGCGCGGCTGCGACGAGCGGGGACACGCTTCCAACGACGTCGAAATTGAACAGGTGCTGTCAAATTCGGGCCTTGGGGTCGGGAACGAGAGATTCGTCGCCTACGTCCAACACCGCGCCTCGATCCCCCTGTTTTGGTCCGAACAACTCGAAAGCATCATGCCCAAGCTGCCCATCGTCATTCAAAAGGTGGACCCGTTCTACAGCGCCACCATCCTGCACTTCATGGACCTAATGACGCGGTACGGCAACCCCGTCATCATCTTGAACCTCGTCAAGTCCAAGGAGTCGATTTGCCGCGAGACCCTGCTGCGCAGCGCCTTCCAGGAGTGCGTCCAGTTCGTGAATAGCACCATCACTCAAGAGGACGCGAAAATCTTGTACATTTCTTGGGATTTCAAGAAAGCTGCCAAAGGCAGCAAGTTCGAGCTCTATCGCGACATGAAGGCGATTGCTCGACTGTCGCTGCTGCACACGCGCATGTTTTGTTCCGAGGCCCCGCGGGGGGCGAATTTCAGGGGGCTACGCGGGCGCGGCTGGCAGTCTGGCGGCGACCAGCTGCCAAAGTCGCGGTGCCTGTTACAGCGCGGCGTGGTGAGGACGAATTGCGTCGACAGCATCGACAGGACGAGCGCGGCTCAGTACCTCATAGGCCTGTCCGTACTCGCCAAGCAGCTCTACGTGCTGGAGCTCTCGAAAGAAGACGACGACCTCGCGTTCGACTCTGACCTCGCGTTCGTTTTGATGAAGTTGTACGAGATTATCGGGCACCGCCTGGCGCTGCAGTACGGCGGCTCCGGGCTGGCGCACACGGTGGAGACCTTCACGAACAGCTCCATCGTCGGGTACAGCCTGGACTTTTTGAAGACGCTGCAGAGGCGCTATCGGAACACGTTCACGGATCAAGAGAAGCAGAGGTCCATCAATTTGTTTTTGGGCGTCTTCAGACCGTGGGAGCAGAAGTCCGTTCACCTCTGGGACATGGAGTCCGACTACCTGCTGCATCACGGTCCGCCGCCGCCGGAAAAGGATCCCATTTCTTCCAAGTGTTGGTGGAAGAGGGCGCTACAGCTGCACGAAGGAATCGATTGTGCGACCGAGGTGCTGAGCGAGGAAGAGAGTGAAAAAATCGCGACCGACGAGAGACAGACCGCCTTTGACACGAACCTGCACGCCGACTTCTATCAGACGTTCAAGCTCACTTCGTTCGACAAGCACCTGCTTCATAAATTCCGAAAGCCCATTCGAATGTCTCTGTTTTCGCGCGAAAACTCCGACATCTTCAAAAAGCGGTCTGCCGGCAACGACGGCGCGAAAAACAACATCATGAAGTGGTTCTGGCACGCAGACGATCGCTCGGTCGAACCAACGACGCCCCTCACTTCAAAAAAACCGCAGTTTCAGACCGAAAAGGCCTGTCACCACATCTCTCCTTCGTACGACAGCAACCAAGAATTTCGATTCTGTCCACCCTTCCCTCCTCGCGTCTACTCCAACTACCTGAGCACGGCCGAGTCCTCGCCCAAACAGGACGACAAAAAAAGTCAACGACGTGTCGCCGTTCAATTTGAGCAATTTTTATCGTTCGAACGAAGAACGTTAACCCCAACCGCGACCCGCAGAGTCTCCTCCACTTATCAACAGCTCGTCTCTCGATGGACTCACCTTCGCGTCGTCCAAAGCGACCTGCAAATATACAACGAATGCGTCGCGACGGCACTCGAGCCCTCTAGCGCCTCGACCGCCTGCGACCGCCCTCAACACCAATGCAATGCCTCCTATCTCTTGGCGTAA
- the LOC126317075 gene encoding GATOR complex protein MIOS-like, translating to MERGEQCLTRAFEKCLDWSTSRTEPNLVAIGQTTGRVLLMNMGGDRSSDRIKSVFAPKQPRQCNVVAWNPVFHGQLAAGFDRTRSDHYSCMVWDLNELEDKHELSLPSQSFESESANCFSLPTGSLDERYGNSPSAVAEYAVHPKVRLANLEETSCLAWLPNMPHCLMLSTKNRWIRIYDTRQGTSAVSSVSIAPTRAVRGIRFSPVHPCYAATFSGEPGIKLWDIRSFREPVLQISTASRPVEVAWCPVRGDLLGGLLKEETCIRVYNVSGCESSQQDAAAPLAARSKTSSAAYGALKDAKGDDGPGATPFYQYVSNAYEVLDAVSSFCWHASRPQLLCLSANNGLRILNIRRPITVSFSNLSRLCFGFGSQLFEGPVLSNSDPLAADSAASDSDTSKPAPETGDQSSVADADKDISLVMHQRAKRGYGGDAKANRELARTFNSPDILFAWRWLCNAKYSVKKNTADFRGVYSIISRSKGSHVSSSPLTPVKPAEDAEDADSHPSKTTPSSHSIAGETTPQVASTTADADSPAIAYLRSIHTVYTSSERSLSLRLCGWGFVSYQKFWSNIEMLVEGGLVTKAVAIALFHLEVQAAIFVLRMKNHSQDPVLKLIDMALAGINENPSAQWRSSLQFLKDQMIDPYAIAIVSFLCKTERDGYQDILVDCKISFLDKIAFACRYLDDESLKTYLEATRTQMIKLGLLIGVALTGIDSTGGGVDLLQEYLNRTCNIQTVALLLCHTSPRKNAPDRRPLLWIGIYRQLLNTWKMWMERAQLEALRGSFLGTPLLPQVVVRCNICSAPLNASKGNLSHFKITAPIKLGLLNEPKALATTSALGNAKTAPGMPEPSIQDKITTACPSCHKRLPRCALCLLPLTCVVPTPNSLQRHDAPVSHSGAQSFDNWFSWCQTCKHGGHVKHLLSWFEESNVCPVADCDCRCSFR from the coding sequence ATGGAGCGAGGCGAACAGTGTCTGACGCGCGCGTTTGAGAAGTGTTTGGATTGGTCGACGAGCAGGACGGAGCCGAACTTGGTCGCGATAGGACAGACGACTGGTCGAGTTTTGCTGATGAACATGGGGGGAGATCGGTCGTCCGACAGGATCAAGAGCGTTTTTGCGCCGAAGCAGCCGCGACAGTGCAACGTGGTGGCGTGGAATCCCGTGTTCCACGGTCAGCTCGCGGCTGGATTCGATCGGACGCGGTCCGATCATTATTCGTGCATGGTTTGGGACCTCAACGAGCTGGAGGACAAGCACGAGCTTTCGCTGCCGTCTCAGTCGTTTGAGTCGGAGTCCGCCAACTGCTTTTCGCTGCCGACGGGGTCTCTGGACGAGAGGTACGGCAATTCCCCGTCCGCGGTCGCGGAGTACGCGGTGCATCCCAAAGTGAGGCTGGCGAATTTGGAGGAGACGTCGTGCTTGGCGTGGCTCCCGAACATGCCGCATTGCCTGATGCTGAGCACTAAAAATCGCTGGATTCGGATATACGACACTCGACAAGGAACTAGCGCCGTGTCCAGCGTCAGCATCGCTCCGACGAGGGCGGTCCGCGGCATTCGCTTCAGTCCGGTGCACCCGTGCTACGCGGCCACCTTCAGCGGCGAACCCGGAATCAAGTTGTGGGACATTCGCTCGTTCAGAGAGCCTGTGCTGCAAATATCGACTGCCAGTCGCCCGGTGGAAGTAGCTTGGTGTCCCGTGCGCGGAGACTTGTTGGGCGGCCTCCTCAAGGAGGAGACCTGCATTCGCGTCTACAACGTGTCGGGTTGCGAGTCGTCGCAGCAGGACGCGGCCGCACCGCTCGCCGCGAGGTCGAAGACTTCTTCGGCCGCCTACGGGGCGCTGAAAGACGCAAAAGGCGACGACGGACCGGGAGCAACCCCATTCTACCAATATGTGAGCAACGCCTACGAAGTCCTAGACGCCGTCTCAAGCTTTTGCTGGCACGCCAGCAGACCGCAGTTGCTCTGCTTGAGCGCCAACAACGGCTTGCGCATACTCAACATAAGGAGACCCATCACCGTCTCTTTCAGCAACCTGTCGCGACTTTGCTTCGGCTTCGGGTCTCAGCTCTTCGAGGGCCCTGTCCTGTCGAACTCCGACCCCCTCGCGGCCGACTCGGCCGCCAGCGACAGCGACACGTCCAAACCCGCTCCGGAGACGGGCGATCAGTCTTCCGTCGCAGACGCCGACAAGGACATCTCTTTGGTCATGCACCAAAGAGCCAAAAGAGGCTACGGTGGCGACGCGAAGGCGAACCGCGAGCTAGCGCGCACCTTCAACAGCCCGGACATCCTCTTCGCCTGGCGCTGGCTCTGCAACGCAAAGTACAGCGTAAAAAAAAATACGGCCGACTTCAGAGGCGTCTACTCGATCATCAGCCGCTCGAAGGGCTCCCATGTCTCCTCCAGCCCTCTGACGCCCGTCAAACCCGCGGAAGATGCCGAAGACGCCGACTCCCACCCCAGCAAGACCACCCCCTCCTCTCACTCAATCGCCGGCGAAACCACGCCCCAAGTCGCCTCCACGACCGCCGACGCGGACTCGCCCGCCATCGCGTACCTCCGGTCCATCCACACCGTCTACACGTCCAGCGAGAGGTCGCTGAGCCTGCGCCTCTGCGGATGGGGATTCGTCTCCTACCAGAAATTCTGGTCCAACATCGAAATGCTAGTCGAAGGCGGACTCGTCACCAAAGCAGTCGCCATCGCTCTGTTCCACCTAGAAGTCCAAGCCGCCATCTTCGTCCTTCGCATGAAGAACCACTCTCAAGACCCCGTTCTAAAACTCATAGACATGGCCCTCGCCGGCATCAACGAAAACCCCTCCGCTCAGTGGAGAAGTAGCCTCCAATTCCTCAAAGACCAGATGATCGACCCCTACGCAATAGCCATCGTCTCCTTTCTCTGCAAGACCGAACGCGACGGCTACCAAGACATCCTCGTCGACTGCAAAATCTCCTTCTTGGACAAAATCGCGTTCGCCTGTCGATACCTAGACGACGAAAGCCTGAAAACCTACCTCGAGGCAACCAGAACCCAAATGATCAAGCTGGGCCTCCTCATCGGCGTCGCCCTCACCGGCATCGACTCCACCGGCGGAGGCGTCGATCTGTTGCAAGAATACCTCAACAGAACCTGCAACATCCAAACAGTCGCCCTGCTCCTCTGCCACACCTCGCCTCGAAAAAACGCCCCCGACCGCCGCCCCCTTCTCTGGATCGGCATCTACAGGCAGCTCTTGAACACCTGGAAAATGTGGATGGAAAGAGCCCAGCTCGAAGCCCTCAGGGGCAGCTTCCTCGGCACTCCATTGCTGCCCCAGGTCGTCGTTCGGTGCAACATCTGCAGCGCGCCTCTGAACGCCAGCAAAGGAAACCTCTCTCACTTCAAAATCACGGCGCCCATCAAACTAGGACTGCTCAACGAACCAAAAGCTCTAGCCACCACCTCCGCCCTCGGCAACGCCAAGACCGCGCCCGGCATGCCAGAACCCTCCATACAAGACAAAATAACGACCGCCTGTCCATCCTGCCACAAAAGACTGCCCAGGTGCGCACTCTGTCTACTTCCTCTTACTTGCGTGGTCCCAACGCCCAACAGCCTGCAGAGACACGACGCGCCGGTCTCGCACTCAGGCGCTCAATCTTTCGACAACTGGTTCTCCTGGTGCCAAACGTGCAAGCACGGCGGACACGTCAAACACCTTCTCAGCTGGTTCGAAGAAAGCAACGTCTGTCCCGTCGCAGACTGCGACTGTCGCTGTTCAttccgctaa
- the LOC126317096 gene encoding uncharacterized protein LOC126317096 translates to MSVIYDQEKSTSVWWGTASKTLLAGGIAGIASRTIVAPLERIKIIFQTQGSPPMYTGIVHALKKIFNEEGISGYFKGNGVNCIRIFPTSSLQFYFFETYKTIALKHFHDQQDLNPVQRLFAGGAAGISTLLIVYPFEFIRCRLALQKTKIYSGMWDCLVSTMRKEGYLSIYKGLWPSILGVVPYVGMDFAVYETLKQYSNKQSDGSLKNIIILANGAIAGTIAQTISYPLDLIRRKFQIQGFESEIVERNVYYTGVWDAVKKIYVKEGFLGFYKGLLLNFIKLVPAISVSFFVYEKMKILLKIPTRHPIIVSSKDEEKNT, encoded by the exons ATGTCTGTAATTTACGACCAAGAAAAATCTACTTCTGTTTG GTGGGGAACTGCTAGCAAGACTCTACTTGCTGGCGGTATTGCAGGAATTGCTTCCCGTACTATTGTAGCGCCTCTAGAACGAATAAAAATTATCTTTCAAACTCAAGGTTCGCCGCCTATGTATACTGGAATAGTGCATgccttaaaaaaaatttttaacgaAGAAGGTATTTCTGGATACTTCAAGGGGAACGGTGTCAACTGTATTCGTATATTTCCTACCTCATCccttcaattttatttttttgaaacttaCAAGACT ATCGCTCTCAAACACTTTCACGATCAGCAGGACCTGAATCCCGTACAACGCCTCTTTGCGGGTGGGGCTGCTGGAATTAGTACATTACTAATCGTTTATCCCTTTGAATTCATCCGATGTAGACTTGCACTACAGAAAACTAAAATTTACAGTGGGATGTGGGACTGCCTTGTGAGCACAATGAGAAAAGAAGGGTACTTATCAATATACAAGGGACTCTGGCCGAGCATTTTAGGGGTTGTACCCTATGTTGGAATGGATTTTGCTGTTTATGAAACATTGAAACAATATAGTAATAAACAATCAGATGGCTCcttaaaaaatattattatacTAGCTAACGGCGCTATAGCGGGAACAATAGCTCAAACCATATCGTATCCATTAGATTTGATCAGAAGAAAGTTTCAAATCCAAGGATTTGAATCCGAAATTGTCGAAAGGAACGTTTATTACACAGGAGTATGGGATGCTGTCAAGAAGATATATGTTAAAGAAGGCTTTCTTGGATTTTATAAAggccttcttttaaatttcataaagCTCGTGCCAGCCATCTCTGTCAGCTTCTTTGTCTATGAAAAGATGAAGATCTTGTTGAAAATTCCTACAAGACATCCAATTATCGTCTCAAGCAAAGATGAAGAAAAAAAtacgtag